A single genomic interval of Helianthus annuus cultivar XRQ/B chromosome 6, HanXRQr2.0-SUNRISE, whole genome shotgun sequence harbors:
- the LOC110944959 gene encoding uncharacterized protein LOC110944959, translating into MGSKVSDIYSSNSWNWPNDWRVSYPALNQLDQLILVPNKPDKLMWRHGDNLFDFSSSRAWDSVRYQAGEVDWSRIVWFPQCIPRHAFLMWLIMRRKLLTQDKILSWDFSRRKNMNMMCCLLCYANHDSHNHLFFECKYSTEVWHKVRQKVGMVAVQPKWNDISNWLIEHSKPNTVAGFVARLVVAASAYFIWHERNSRLFKNQLRPPETLSEIVLQQVRYKLMGAKLKNCVNVQRLLEEWGIDGSGLLEMAAD; encoded by the coding sequence ATGGGTTCTAAAGTGTCGGATATTTATTCTTCTAATTCATGGAATTGGCCGAATGATTGGAGGGTTTCTTATCCGGCTCTTAATCAGCTTGATCAGCTGATTTTGGTGCCGAATAAACCGGATAAGCTTATGTGGCGGCATGGTgacaacttgtttgatttttcttCATCGCGTGCTTGGGATTCGGTTCGTTATCAGGCTGGGGAGGTCGATTGGAGCCGTATTGTTTGGTTCCCTCAATGCATCCCCCGTCATGCGTTTTTAATGTGGCTTATCATGAGGCGGAAGTTGTTAACTCAGGATAAAATCTTGTCATGGGATTTTTCGCGTAGGAAGAATATGAATATGATGTGCTGTTTGCTTTGTTATGCCAACCACGACTCGCATAATCACCTTTTCTTTGAATGCAAATACTCTACTGAAGTGTGGCATAAAGTTAGGCAGAAAGTTGGTATGGTTGCGGTTCAACCTAAATGGAACGACATTTCTAACTGGTTGATTGAGCATTCCAAACCAAATACGGTTGCTGGGTTCGTTGCTAGATTGGTTGTGGCGGCTTCTGCTTACTTTATTTGGCATGAGCGTAATTCGAGGTTATTCAAGAACCAATTGCGGCCTCCGGAGACTTTAAGTGAAATTGTTCTTCAACAGGTACGGTACAAGTTGATGGGAGCGAAGCTGAAGAATTGTGTCAATGTCCAAAGGCTTCTTGAGGAATGGGGTATTGATGGCTCAGGTTTATTGGAGATGGCAGCTGATTAA